The sequence CAACAAATATTAGTTGGGATGTTCAAGCTGGTGGACGTAAGTTCAAACCTAACCAGTATATTGGGTCTAAATATAGTATTAGGCCATCCCTCTCTCATAtcaatttatacatgtaaattcatATGATTAAGGGTCTTAagtattttaaagataaagaatAGTCAAATCCCTTAGCTTTGGCTTTAGtaatgttatatatttcttatatagGCATCATTATAATGGTCGTATCGTTATTCTGCTAagctaaaataaacaaaaccacGGTGCATTAAAATGGTTATGTAATATTTACGGTTGCCTAGTTTGTTAAGCTGCATATGTGCGACAAGTGAGATTGTTTCGGTATATTAATCTGCCGTTTTGAAAGGAACAAAATATACCTCATTCCTctacaaattgattttttatggAATGTGCAATATTTTAAATAGCATCATTAAGTTACCGTTAATATTCATCAATATTCAAAAGGACGTTTCACTATAAACGTATACTTTTCGCACCgtaaaaaaaagtacttttaattaattttaatacttGTGTGTATCGCTATATATATGTACTAAAGTTTtactatataatataataagtTGATTAAATGTTTTCTTGCCTACGTCAAACCAGGATGTCAGTTTTGATATCGGCATTTAagtttaaacaattatttttttgtcgaaaggttttgattttaaataacgAATATATgtaatgtacatatatttttattacaactGATCACTACgaaaataaacattcaatatTGTGGTGTATACTGAACAAACAAGCTAGTTTTCTTTGGCTTTGTGTCAATGTCGGATAGAGTTCGGTCGTACTTTGACCATTTAAGTTTTTTAGGCGATAACGACGATGAAGCTCACATGGTTTGTAGAGATTCAGATAATACAAGTGTATTGTCCCCATTAAGAGGACATGATAACAAATCTTAGTCCAATTGCTTCGCTTCAGAAAAGCTAGTTATACATAAAACAGCAAAGAGGGTTTcgctttttctttttctctcgCTCTGAAGGATCCATGTCGAAatttaaatctgaaatattatataaagtatacTATTTTATTGGTTCATTTTGACCCTATTGTTTATttcctgaagaaaaaaaaacacagatgtAATGGACTTTAGTTTAAATTCTAGTAATTTGTGTACCAGTACTAGTAATTGAAATGAGCAATATCGATTTTTATATGATACAGATATCGAAGTGTACTGGTTGCTGCATTGCAAAACAGCAGTTAAGTATTTGGTataattgcatttatttttctaatttcagcAGTAGTGGTATTAGAGGTGAAATAAGCTCATAAGCTTTAAAACTGAAACATCGATAACCTTAACTCGTAGCTAGTGTGTATTCAagaacaagaaaaaacaaaaaaaaatcattattgatAACCGTAATTTTTCGAGAATGCTGTCTATATatgtgtttttaataaaaaaaaaaaacaaaaaaaaaacccttaattttgataactattttttttaatttgcaatgTGCAATGTAAAGTCAAAGAATATAAAATCTATAAGTATGCTATGTACGGATGTAATTGACTATTAATAGTATGACAAAGTTTGTAATGCTTCTTTtaaggtttttgtttttgtttctttttcttttccagAATGACGaataatttaatcatttttaccAGTTAAGGGCTTGATGtacttttttgttgaaaaacaaatatcaaaacttaTTTTATGGATATAGTTTTAGTCCCTGCTAATATAGAAACCAATTGCAACATAAGTTCAAAGCAATTTAAAGCACGAATTTACATTACAAATTTCAACCCCGTTTAATTCGTCGGTCAACGTAAACATTCGGTTTTATGAAAAGAATTAACAAAAGAATTGATACGTTTATAAAAGTTAATGGTTAGAACGGATTTAAAACGTAACATGTCTACGTAGGAATGAGGGAACTTTAAAGTAAGCTGTATACACCTGGGAAGCTTGATACAGGTGTAGGAAGGCAGGTAGAAAGCAGCTCAAATTACAGGAGGTAAATAATGATATTGATTTTAAAGCATGTCTtagttaaaatacaaatatttcacaATGGGGCGttaatatttaatcaaattcaataaaagaaattcatattattatcttaaattttgttgtAGAATTTATATTGATTGGAGTTGGTATGGAGAGGAAAAACCTATATTAAAGgaacaattaatttttaatcagTCTTCAACATGGCTTATATTTGTACACCACGTAATCTCAGTGATGCAAGATCACTCAGAAGGCTTATAGAAACAGAGGATCCAATTTATTATGGaatgaaaaagttgaaaattagaGGAAGAGATCTAAACGAGTTGCCCAGATCTATATTCAGTATTTTGGAATTAGAAGTTTTGGAACTTAGTCCGGAGCGAGAGGCATGCCTTGATTTTAAACTTCCAAAACTTCCTCCGGCGATTGGAAAATTGATCAACTTGAAAGTGCTTATTCTTGATACCAATGAAATGCAAACATTGGCAACAGAAGTAACATTATTGGTTAGTTTGGAAAGACTTGCTCTGAGCAATAACCATTTGTCTAGCTTACCAAATGGATTTAAAAATCTAACAAATCTTAAAAGTCTACATTTGTCGAACAACGAATTTGAAGAATTTCCCCTCGAACTTTGTGATCTGGAAAATTTAGAATTTCTAGATATGTGTGACAATATGCTAGAAGAACTTCCTCATCAGATTTCTAACATGAAGAATCTTCATACATTGCTTCTGTGCTTTAACCGCTTACGAACACTTCCCGACAGTATCTGTCAAATGACCGAGTTACGATGTTTGTGGCTTGGGAACAATTTGTTACAATCTCTGCCTAAGAACTTTGGTCAGCTGAGAAATATTGACTGGGACTGGAGATATATTTCCTCGTTACTGGAAGGTAATCCACTTGTTCGTCCACCAATAGAGGTGTGTCGTCTTGGAATGAATGCAATTGACAAATATCTGAATCGGGACATGGGAAATCTAACGACGCGCAGTAGTGCTTCGTCTGGTAATAG is a genomic window of Mytilus trossulus isolate FHL-02 chromosome 1, PNRI_Mtr1.1.1.hap1, whole genome shotgun sequence containing:
- the LOC134686943 gene encoding leucine-rich repeat-containing protein 40-like, whose amino-acid sequence is MAYICTPRNLSDARSLRRLIETEDPIYYGMKKLKIRGRDLNELPRSIFSILELEVLELSPEREACLDFKLPKLPPAIGKLINLKVLILDTNEMQTLATEVTLLVSLERLALSNNHLSSLPNGFKNLTNLKSLHLSNNEFEEFPLELCDLENLEFLDMCDNMLEELPHQISNMKNLHTLLLCFNRLRTLPDSICQMTELRCLWLGNNLLQSLPKNFGQLRNIDWDWRYISSLLEGNPLVRPPIEVCRLGMNAIDKYLNRDMGNLTTRSSASSGNSW